A window of the Bacteriovorax sp. PP10 genome harbors these coding sequences:
- a CDS encoding LysM peptidoglycan-binding domain-containing protein — translation MKNKTMLKVVFLSLVLSSCGLIERFKTPEQPTDSKDAAVAETSSHEADSTDDLFSKTMDETSSPAATDSPSNITTVDDSELKSLQDEFSPSGPNDTQIKESQIAVDPSTNDHSQEAPVLVEEALPEIKTEVEPATYSEAGQIKSYKVQRGETLMQIAFKLYGDISKWKDIKNMNSDKLTNNSSLKANTELKYRAPASPFVWNPAGTPYMIKTGETLGTISNAVYATPKKWKTIWENNKPLIKNPNVIYAGFTLYYTNGGMANYVQPKAAQPKKEIVARELARGAASREGIVEEVLVEEAIAPKEAAIPTQQTITDTQTLTANDETQVDEAIQTLSATKRDNIAKAVEKTVQAPKETEIDLINNISVPHEQEIAPDIDEEIQTL, via the coding sequence TTGAAAAATAAAACAATGCTCAAAGTTGTATTTCTGTCTTTAGTCCTTTCATCATGTGGACTAATTGAAAGATTTAAAACTCCTGAACAACCTACAGATTCAAAAGATGCTGCAGTTGCAGAAACTTCATCTCACGAAGCAGATTCAACTGATGATTTATTTTCTAAAACAATGGATGAAACAAGTAGTCCAGCTGCGACAGATAGCCCAAGTAACATTACAACAGTTGATGATTCTGAATTAAAATCTCTTCAAGATGAGTTCTCTCCGTCAGGGCCGAATGACACTCAAATTAAAGAATCACAAATTGCAGTTGATCCAAGCACGAATGATCACTCTCAAGAAGCTCCGGTTTTAGTTGAAGAAGCTCTTCCTGAAATTAAAACTGAAGTTGAACCTGCTACTTACTCTGAGGCAGGACAAATTAAATCTTATAAAGTGCAAAGAGGTGAAACTCTTATGCAAATCGCGTTCAAGCTTTACGGTGATATTTCTAAGTGGAAAGACATCAAAAACATGAACTCGGATAAACTAACAAACAACTCTTCTCTTAAAGCAAATACAGAACTTAAGTACCGCGCTCCTGCTTCTCCATTTGTTTGGAATCCAGCTGGAACACCATACATGATTAAGACTGGTGAAACTCTGGGAACAATTTCAAACGCTGTGTACGCGACTCCTAAAAAATGGAAAACAATTTGGGAAAACAACAAGCCGTTAATTAAAAACCCTAACGTGATTTACGCTGGATTCACTCTGTATTATACGAATGGAGGAATGGCCAACTACGTTCAGCCAAAAGCTGCTCAACCGAAAAAAGAAATCGTGGCCCGCGAACTGGCCCGCGGTGCTGCTTCGAGAGAAGGAATCGTTGAGGAAGTTTTAGTTGAAGAAGCGATTGCTCCTAAAGAAGCTGCCATCCCTACTCAGCAGACAATTACAGATACACAAACGTTAACTGCAAATGATGAAACTCAAGTAGATGAAGCGATTCAGACGCTTTCAGCGACTAAGAGAGACAACATTGCAAAAGCTGTTGAGAAGACAGTTCAAGCTCCGAAAGAAACTGAAATTGATTTAATTAACAACATCTCTGTGCCGCACGAACAAGAAATTGCTCCGGACATTGATGAAGAAATTCAAACTTTGTAG
- a CDS encoding endonuclease/exonuclease/phosphatase family protein, producing the protein MKTLNLSFLALTALLTLTSVPLHAQSFELEDQSLNVEGIEQLASPVPNDSEVLVPLGKASKKQLPPKNWSFLVWNLHKGEDETFKPEFLALSLGRDIIMNQEIYLDKNMKDVFKFLFSFKIETATSFFYGKEKIRTGVANISTVDAEFTQFIRTDTREPILKSPKMTLVTSYPIRFSKKKLTVVNIHGINFVSTAGFRKEMERIYQEIKNIPSPLVFAGDFNTWNEDRIAILDEYARKLKLKEAGFVPDNRITFNGNFLDHFLYTSDIKIKKARVDSIYKGSDHKPLAVEVEYLRSKEDETPIEEMPDQNDTESLAVSL; encoded by the coding sequence ATGAAAACATTAAATCTATCATTCTTAGCACTTACCGCGCTGTTAACTCTGACTTCTGTGCCTTTGCATGCCCAGTCATTCGAGTTGGAAGACCAAAGTCTAAATGTTGAGGGCATAGAACAGCTTGCCTCACCTGTCCCGAATGATAGTGAAGTGCTTGTGCCTCTTGGGAAAGCGAGCAAAAAGCAGTTACCTCCAAAGAACTGGAGTTTCCTTGTTTGGAATCTCCACAAAGGCGAAGATGAGACATTTAAACCTGAATTCCTGGCCCTCTCTTTAGGCCGAGACATCATTATGAACCAGGAAATTTACCTGGATAAAAACATGAAAGATGTTTTTAAATTTCTATTTTCTTTTAAGATTGAAACGGCCACATCATTTTTTTATGGCAAAGAAAAAATCCGCACAGGTGTAGCGAACATTAGTACAGTTGATGCTGAGTTCACTCAGTTCATCAGAACTGACACCCGCGAGCCGATTTTAAAGTCACCTAAAATGACTTTAGTAACAAGCTACCCAATCCGCTTTTCAAAGAAAAAACTAACTGTCGTAAATATTCATGGAATCAATTTCGTATCGACGGCCGGTTTTAGAAAAGAGATGGAGCGAATCTATCAGGAAATTAAAAATATCCCTAGCCCATTAGTTTTTGCGGGAGATTTTAATACATGGAATGAAGACCGCATTGCTATTCTTGACGAATACGCTAGGAAATTAAAATTGAAGGAAGCTGGTTTCGTTCCTGATAATCGCATCACTTTTAATGGTAACTTTCTCGATCACTTTCTTTACACGAGCGATATAAAAATCAAAAAAGCACGTGTCGACTCTATTTATAAAGGCTCAGACCACAAACCTCTGGCGGTAGAGGTTGAATATCTTCGTTCAAAAGAAGATGAAACTCCGATTGAAGAAATGCCAGATCAAAATGATACAGAATCTCTCGCTGTTTCACTTTAA
- the sppA gene encoding signal peptide peptidase SppA: MTSSKNTKALFGIFAMVFVFFVILVVFAYFTMNAFNETSLVQKKSNKAHIGVITVEGVIMDSKDTIEMLQNAEEDKQLQAIILRIDSPGGAVGPTQEIYEEIQRIDKKKPIYASFGSIAASGGYYIGAATRKIWANPGTLTGSIGVIMEFMDLSKLYEFAKVSPQTVKAGRYKDAGNPARALTPEEKDMMDKLIAGVHKQFIGDIMKRRAGKIKGDITELAQGQIFSGESAMEAGLVDSMGSLWTAGRAIHTDLKIKDEFALKFIDKKKKMGFLDLMGSLEESVSKLNFNSLAEMANTKPRLMFK, encoded by the coding sequence GTGACGTCTTCTAAAAATACTAAGGCCTTGTTCGGCATATTTGCGATGGTTTTCGTTTTCTTCGTCATTCTAGTCGTTTTCGCATACTTCACTATGAATGCTTTCAATGAAACTTCATTGGTTCAAAAAAAATCTAATAAAGCACACATCGGAGTTATTACCGTTGAAGGTGTAATTATGGATTCTAAAGACACAATTGAAATGCTTCAAAATGCAGAAGAAGACAAACAACTTCAGGCCATCATTTTAAGAATTGATTCTCCCGGTGGAGCTGTTGGCCCTACTCAGGAAATTTACGAAGAAATTCAACGTATCGATAAAAAGAAACCAATCTATGCTTCATTCGGATCGATTGCAGCGAGTGGTGGATACTATATTGGTGCAGCAACAAGAAAAATTTGGGCAAACCCTGGAACACTGACTGGATCGATCGGGGTTATCATGGAGTTTATGGATTTATCTAAACTCTACGAGTTCGCTAAGGTTTCTCCTCAAACAGTTAAAGCAGGTAGATACAAAGATGCAGGAAATCCTGCCCGCGCGCTAACTCCTGAAGAAAAAGATATGATGGATAAGTTGATTGCTGGTGTTCATAAACAATTTATCGGTGACATCATGAAGAGACGTGCCGGAAAAATTAAAGGTGACATCACTGAGCTTGCTCAAGGACAAATCTTTTCTGGAGAGTCAGCAATGGAAGCAGGTCTGGTTGATTCAATGGGAAGCCTTTGGACAGCAGGAAGAGCAATTCACACTGACTTAAAAATCAAAGATGAATTTGCACTGAAGTTTATTGATAAGAAAAAGAAAATGGGATTCTTGGATCTAATGGGGTCTTTAGAAGAAAGTGTTAGCAAATTAAATTTTAATTCACTGGCGGAAATGGCAAATACTAAGCCTCGCTTGATGTTTAAATAA
- the rlmN gene encoding 23S rRNA (adenine(2503)-C(2))-methyltransferase RlmN, translating into MSINLKLEKPSLYALSLNELRDYLSSQGLAKFAADQVYQWMYKIQERDLSKWTNISKKIREDFEANFDLSLPTVIWNGLSKDGTRKFLVKMRDGQTVETVAIPAKDRLTLCISSQVGCAIGCTFCHTGTMGLKRNLLADEIVGQFMAISHWLKDNTTDSERLSNIVYMGQGEPLHNYDNVRSATIIFMEDKGLGLSQRKITLSTSGLVPQIEKMWDFPPVNIAISLHAAHNDIRTELMPINKAYDLERLFNAIKKVPLKAYRRITYEYILIADLNDRQEDIDGLTDLLEKSKSKINIIPYNDFPDSKFKRPSNSKIIWFQESLLKRGFVCTTRTTKGGDILAACGQLKSEYEKLNLWDIDKSKAFEMQFSKQ; encoded by the coding sequence ATGAGTATTAATTTAAAACTAGAAAAGCCTTCTTTATACGCCCTTTCGTTAAACGAATTGCGTGACTACTTATCATCACAAGGTCTGGCCAAATTTGCGGCCGATCAAGTGTATCAGTGGATGTATAAAATCCAGGAAAGAGATCTTTCTAAGTGGACTAATATCTCTAAAAAAATCCGTGAAGATTTCGAAGCTAACTTTGATTTAAGTCTTCCAACAGTTATCTGGAATGGTCTTTCAAAAGACGGAACGAGAAAGTTCTTAGTAAAGATGCGCGATGGCCAGACAGTTGAGACGGTAGCGATCCCGGCAAAGGATCGTCTGACTCTTTGTATTTCATCTCAGGTTGGATGTGCGATTGGATGTACGTTCTGTCACACGGGAACAATGGGATTAAAAAGAAACTTATTAGCTGACGAAATCGTAGGCCAGTTTATGGCTATTTCTCACTGGCTAAAAGACAATACAACTGACAGTGAAAGACTATCGAACATCGTCTATATGGGGCAAGGGGAACCACTTCATAACTACGATAACGTTAGATCAGCGACAATCATTTTCATGGAAGATAAAGGTCTTGGACTTTCTCAAAGAAAGATCACTTTATCGACTTCAGGACTAGTTCCTCAGATTGAAAAAATGTGGGATTTCCCACCGGTGAATATTGCCATTTCTCTGCACGCTGCTCACAACGATATCAGAACTGAGCTTATGCCGATTAACAAGGCCTATGACCTTGAGAGACTTTTCAATGCAATTAAAAAAGTTCCATTGAAAGCTTATAGAAGAATCACGTATGAATATATTTTGATTGCCGATCTTAACGATCGTCAGGAAGATATCGACGGACTTACTGATCTTTTAGAAAAGAGTAAATCGAAAATTAATATCATTCCATACAATGATTTTCCGGACTCGAAGTTTAAACGCCCGAGCAACTCGAAAATCATCTGGTTCCAGGAGTCACTCCTTAAGCGTGGTTTTGTCTGTACGACAAGAACAACAAAAGGTGGCGACATCCTGGCAGCATGCGGTCAGCTAAAAAGTGAATATGAAAAACTGAATCTCTGGGACATCGATAAATCGAAGGCCTTCGAGATGCAGTTTTCAAAACAATAA